A region from the Candidatus Krumholzibacteriia bacterium genome encodes:
- a CDS encoding prolyl oligopeptidase family serine peptidase yields the protein MSFRKIFTIALVVTLGSHPGPADHGIVNASTDGLPYRTPSDVLVDLVDASDPPWVSLSPNREIMLLLHVPALPSISELAEEELRLAGYRIKPATNGPSRGWEIADLGVMPIEGGDERSIQGLPEKPRIRNTRWSPDGRRVLFTNTVRDGIELWVADLEEARARRLVGPRLNMAAGIAPRWAPDGRSVLVPLVPADRGSAPEQPRVPTGPTVQENLGRTTPARTYQDLLQNAHDEALFDHYFTSQMARVDLDGGIELLGEPAVYREIDPSPDGRYVLVEFVHQPYSYLVPASRFPRKVQVWDAEGNLVRELADKPLQDSIPIAFGSTETGPRGHRWRHDVPSTLVFVEAQDGGDAGAEAELRDKVFALDAPFAGEPVELAALEQRFGGIYWGDDDLAMVVSWWWPTRSQRAWRVAPGDPDRDPQLVIDHNWEDRYNDPGEPLVVTNEYGREVLQTDGRYLFMSGDGASEEGDRPFLDRYDLETGDTERLFRSEAPYYEMPMAVLDDRGERILTRRETTDQPPNYVVRDLDDDEATQVTFFEHPTPELRGVQKELIRYEREDGVMLTGTLYTPAGYDPDADGPLPTLLWAYPTEYKSADAAGQVTDSPYRFVRIGWWSPVMWVARGYAVLDDPGMPIIGEGEDEPNDTYVEQLVSSAAAAVDVLVDRGVGDRDRMAIGGHSYGAFMTANLLAHSDLFAAGVARSGAYNRTLTPFGFQAEERTFWEAPDVYFSMSPFMHADQVDEPILLIHGEADNNSGTFPIQSERFYGALKGLGGTARLVMLPHESHGYRARESVLHMMWETERWLETYVKGDPLPDGLQRAGEASGER from the coding sequence ATGTCCTTTCGAAAAATCTTCACGATCGCCCTCGTGGTGACACTCGGATCGCACCCCGGACCGGCAGATCACGGAATTGTGAACGCGAGCACGGACGGTCTGCCCTACCGGACGCCGAGCGACGTGCTGGTCGACCTGGTCGACGCGTCCGATCCACCGTGGGTGAGCCTCTCGCCGAATCGCGAGATCATGCTGCTGCTGCACGTTCCGGCCCTTCCGTCGATCTCCGAACTCGCCGAAGAGGAGCTCCGCCTGGCGGGCTACCGCATCAAGCCGGCCACCAACGGGCCGAGCCGGGGCTGGGAGATCGCCGATCTCGGTGTGATGCCGATCGAGGGCGGAGACGAGCGATCGATCCAGGGCCTCCCGGAGAAGCCGCGGATCCGCAACACGCGCTGGTCCCCGGACGGGCGCCGCGTGCTCTTCACCAACACGGTCCGCGACGGCATCGAGCTCTGGGTCGCCGATCTCGAAGAGGCCCGCGCACGCCGTCTGGTCGGTCCGCGCCTGAACATGGCCGCGGGAATCGCGCCCCGATGGGCCCCGGACGGTCGATCCGTCCTCGTGCCCCTCGTTCCCGCCGATCGCGGATCGGCACCCGAGCAACCCCGCGTTCCCACGGGCCCGACGGTGCAGGAGAACCTGGGTCGCACCACACCGGCACGTACCTATCAGGACCTTCTCCAGAACGCTCACGACGAGGCCCTGTTCGACCACTACTTCACCTCGCAGATGGCGCGGGTCGACCTCGACGGGGGGATCGAGTTGCTGGGGGAGCCGGCCGTCTACCGTGAGATCGACCCCTCGCCCGACGGCCGGTACGTGCTCGTGGAGTTCGTGCACCAGCCGTACAGCTATCTCGTCCCCGCGAGTCGCTTTCCGCGGAAGGTCCAGGTCTGGGACGCCGAGGGGAACCTGGTGCGGGAGCTCGCCGACAAACCGCTGCAGGACTCGATCCCCATCGCCTTCGGGAGCACCGAGACCGGGCCGCGCGGTCACCGCTGGCGCCACGACGTCCCGTCGACCCTGGTGTTCGTCGAGGCACAGGACGGCGGCGATGCCGGCGCCGAGGCCGAACTGCGCGACAAGGTCTTCGCGCTCGACGCTCCCTTCGCCGGCGAACCGGTGGAACTGGCGGCCCTCGAGCAGCGCTTCGGCGGGATCTACTGGGGCGACGACGACCTGGCCATGGTCGTGTCGTGGTGGTGGCCCACTCGTTCGCAGCGCGCGTGGCGCGTGGCTCCGGGCGATCCCGACCGCGATCCGCAGCTGGTGATCGATCACAACTGGGAGGATCGCTACAACGATCCCGGCGAACCGCTGGTGGTGACGAACGAGTACGGCCGCGAGGTCCTGCAGACCGACGGCCGCTACCTCTTCATGAGCGGTGACGGCGCCAGCGAGGAGGGCGACCGCCCCTTCCTCGACCGCTACGACCTCGAGACCGGCGACACCGAGCGTCTGTTCCGCAGCGAGGCACCGTACTACGAGATGCCCATGGCCGTGCTCGACGATCGCGGCGAGCGGATCCTGACCCGCCGCGAGACCACCGACCAGCCGCCGAACTACGTCGTCCGCGACCTCGACGACGACGAGGCCACGCAGGTCACCTTCTTCGAACATCCCACGCCGGAACTGCGGGGCGTGCAGAAGGAGCTGATCCGCTACGAACGCGAGGACGGCGTCATGCTGACCGGCACGCTGTACACACCCGCCGGCTACGATCCCGACGCGGACGGTCCCCTGCCCACACTGCTGTGGGCCTACCCGACCGAGTACAAGAGCGCCGACGCCGCCGGTCAGGTCACCGACTCCCCGTACCGCTTCGTGCGGATCGGGTGGTGGTCGCCGGTCATGTGGGTGGCCCGCGGTTACGCCGTGCTCGACGACCCGGGCATGCCGATCATCGGCGAGGGCGAAGACGAACCGAACGACACCTATGTCGAGCAGCTCGTGTCCAGTGCCGCGGCGGCCGTCGACGTCCTGGTGGATCGCGGTGTCGGCGACCGTGACCGCATGGCCATCGGCGGCCACAGCTACGGGGCCTTCATGACCGCGAACCTCCTCGCCCACAGCGACCTGTTCGCGGCGGGCGTGGCCCGCAGCGGAGCCTACAACCGCACGCTGACGCCCTTCGGATTCCAGGCCGAGGAACGGACGTTCTGGGAGGCGCCCGACGTCTACTTCAGCATGTCTCCGTTCATGCATGCCGACCAGGTCGACGAGCCGATCCTCTTGATCCACGGCGAGGCCGACAACAACTCGGGCACCTTCCCCATCCAGAGCGAGCGCTTCTACGGCGCCCTGAAGGGCTTGGGAGGCACCGCCCGACTGGTCATGCTGCCCCACGAGAGCCACGGATACCGCGCCCGCGAGTCCGTGCTCCACATGATGTGGGAAACCGAACGGTGGCTGGAGACGTACGTGAAGGGCGATCCTCTTCCGGACGGCCTCCAGCGGGCCGGTGAGGCCTCCGGCGAGCGCTGA
- a CDS encoding SRPBCC domain-containing protein yields MSGDLDHVFTFYVQSTPADLWNALLDPDVTPHWAHGLRVLTDGRPGDAIHWVRPEDPERRAVMSGEILEREDERSLLHSFRLSAHEDPATRVRYRIDPEDGLCRLVVTHVGFDERNDSWHETLAGWPRALSALKTWLETGRELGRREAAAG; encoded by the coding sequence GTGTCCGGTGACCTCGATCACGTCTTCACCTTCTACGTGCAATCCACGCCCGCGGACCTCTGGAACGCGCTGCTCGACCCCGACGTCACGCCACACTGGGCCCACGGCCTGCGCGTCCTCACCGACGGCCGTCCCGGCGACGCGATCCACTGGGTGCGGCCCGAGGACCCGGAACGGCGCGCCGTGATGTCGGGTGAGATCCTCGAACGCGAGGACGAGCGCAGTCTGCTGCACAGCTTCCGGCTGAGCGCTCACGAGGACCCCGCGACACGCGTGCGCTACCGGATCGATCCGGAAGACGGTCTCTGCCGGCTGGTCGTGACCCACGTGGGCTTCGACGAACGCAACGACAGCTGGCACGAGACCCTCGCCGGGTGGCCCCGCGCCCTGAGTGCGCTGAAGACCTGGCTGGAGACGGGTCGGGAGCTCGGTCGTCGCGAAGCCGCGGCGGGCTAG
- a CDS encoding NFACT RNA binding domain-containing protein, which yields MNDRRPRPPKAWEYELPGGWTVLAGRTDADNDRLSLKVARPDDWWFHVRGMPGSHVILQAGKGEPDKAALEAAAAVAAWHSKARRGGVVAVSCTRARFVKKPRGAKPGTVTIRKETVLKVRPALPDGADSEESSWS from the coding sequence GTGAACGACCGACGACCACGACCCCCGAAGGCCTGGGAGTACGAACTCCCCGGAGGATGGACGGTCCTCGCCGGCCGGACCGACGCCGACAACGACCGGTTGAGCCTGAAGGTCGCTCGCCCCGACGACTGGTGGTTCCACGTGCGCGGGATGCCCGGCAGCCACGTGATCCTGCAGGCGGGCAAGGGCGAACCCGACAAGGCGGCCCTGGAGGCCGCCGCAGCCGTGGCCGCGTGGCACAGCAAGGCGCGTCGCGGTGGCGTGGTCGCGGTGTCGTGCACCCGGGCCCGATTCGTGAAGAAGCCACGTGGCGCGAAGCCCGGCACGGTCACCATCCGCAAGGAGACCGTGCTCAAGGTGCGGCCGGCCCTTCCCGACGGCGCCGATTCCGAGGAGTCCTCATGGAGTTGA
- the pyrC gene encoding dihydroorotase encodes MTREITLRRPFDAHVHLRDGAALRTVVPHVARDFGRALVMPNLTPPVTTTDAALAYRQRILQHVPAGADFEPLMALYLTDSTSPAEIARAAETDGVVAVKSYPAGATTNSDAGVTSMDRVGDALAAMEEHGLLLLVHGEVTAPDVDVFDREVRYLDEVLAPVVEAHPRLRVVLEHVTTREGVDFVRAARDGVAATITAHHLLYHRNHMLVGRIRPHLYCLPILKASPHRDALIEAATGDDPRFFLGTDSAPHGRSAKECASGCAGCYTSPLALALYAEIFEDAGALERLEAFAHTRATAFYGLSEQPGTVTLRREDWVCPAAYPFADEDVVPLRAGETLRWRVV; translated from the coding sequence TTGACCCGAGAGATCACGCTGCGACGTCCCTTCGACGCCCACGTCCATCTGCGCGACGGTGCCGCGCTCCGGACCGTGGTGCCCCACGTGGCGCGTGACTTCGGGCGGGCCCTGGTCATGCCGAATCTGACACCGCCGGTGACGACCACCGACGCGGCCCTGGCCTACCGCCAGCGCATCCTGCAGCACGTGCCCGCGGGTGCGGACTTCGAACCGCTCATGGCCCTGTACCTCACCGACAGCACCTCGCCCGCGGAGATCGCCCGGGCGGCGGAGACCGACGGTGTCGTCGCGGTGAAATCGTACCCGGCGGGTGCGACCACCAATTCCGACGCCGGGGTCACCTCGATGGACCGCGTGGGCGACGCCCTGGCCGCGATGGAGGAGCACGGGTTGCTCCTGCTGGTGCACGGCGAGGTCACCGCTCCCGACGTCGACGTCTTCGATCGTGAGGTTCGTTATCTCGACGAGGTGCTCGCGCCCGTGGTCGAGGCCCACCCACGATTGCGCGTGGTGCTCGAGCACGTGACGACGCGGGAGGGCGTCGACTTCGTCCGCGCCGCGCGCGACGGCGTGGCGGCGACGATCACCGCACACCACCTGCTCTACCACCGCAACCACATGCTGGTCGGGAGGATCCGGCCACACCTCTACTGTCTGCCCATCCTGAAGGCGTCGCCGCATCGCGATGCGTTGATCGAGGCGGCGACCGGTGACGACCCGCGATTCTTCCTGGGCACCGACTCGGCGCCGCACGGTCGGTCGGCGAAGGAGTGCGCGAGCGGATGCGCCGGATGCTACACGTCGCCGCTCGCCCTGGCTCTGTACGCGGAGATCTTCGAGGACGCGGGTGCGCTCGAACGTCTCGAGGCCTTCGCCCACACACGGGCGACCGCCTTCTACGGTCTGTCCGAGCAGCCGGGGACCGTCACGCTGCGCCGGGAGGACTGGGTGTGCCCCGCGGCCTATCCCTTCGCCGACGAGGACGTCGTTCCCCTGCGTGCGGGGGAGACGCTCCGCTGGCGCGTGGTCTAG
- a CDS encoding THUMP domain-containing protein — protein MASTPSSFPVDPFHAAARLFLHASTHRYFAVVGEGLEATAARELERHGATDVSPTRRGLHFVATPDVLARVVVWARVVGRILAPLESFACHSDRYLRRRVTAMPWEELMDPDTSFAVSATLVQSTLRHTQYAVQLTKDGICDRFRDRTGRRPDVDRRAPDLRVHVHVQRNKATVSLDCGAGARHRRGYRTASGDAPLPETVAAALFEVAGDDGRAPLLDPMCGSGTLLAEALLRRREVPPTFAVERFGCERLPAIGDERVARARASVTPRHGNPPTLQGNDVDPDVLETARANLQRVPFGETVSLTHGDFRDHPGLTDGLVVANPPYGVRLGDRRVAQDTVRALGDFLKTRCAGSTAWLVLGDRELLKHVGLRTARRIPVRIGGLDGRFARYDLY, from the coding sequence TTGGCTTCCACCCCTTCGTCGTTCCCGGTCGACCCCTTCCACGCCGCGGCTCGCTTGTTCCTGCACGCTTCCACCCATCGATACTTCGCCGTCGTCGGTGAGGGCCTCGAGGCCACCGCCGCGCGTGAACTGGAACGCCACGGTGCGACCGACGTGTCTCCGACGCGCCGAGGTCTGCACTTCGTGGCCACGCCCGACGTGTTGGCGCGAGTCGTCGTATGGGCACGAGTGGTGGGTCGGATCCTGGCTCCGCTGGAGAGCTTCGCCTGTCACAGCGACCGCTACCTCCGCCGCCGCGTGACGGCGATGCCCTGGGAAGAGCTGATGGATCCCGACACGAGCTTTGCCGTGTCGGCCACGCTGGTGCAGAGTACACTGCGTCACACCCAGTACGCGGTGCAACTGACCAAGGATGGGATCTGCGACCGTTTCCGCGACCGGACCGGTCGACGGCCCGATGTCGACCGACGTGCCCCCGATCTGCGGGTGCACGTGCACGTGCAGCGCAACAAGGCGACTGTGTCCCTGGACTGTGGAGCCGGTGCCCGACACCGGCGCGGGTATCGGACGGCGAGCGGTGACGCGCCGCTCCCCGAGACCGTTGCCGCCGCCTTGTTCGAGGTGGCGGGCGACGACGGACGTGCTCCTCTGCTCGACCCGATGTGCGGTAGCGGCACGCTGCTGGCCGAGGCACTCCTGCGTCGTCGCGAGGTCCCTCCGACCTTCGCGGTCGAACGCTTCGGTTGCGAGCGGTTGCCGGCGATCGGGGACGAACGCGTGGCCCGGGCCCGCGCCTCTGTCACCCCCCGCCACGGCAATCCGCCGACCCTGCAGGGAAACGACGTCGACCCCGACGTGCTCGAGACCGCGCGTGCCAATCTGCAGCGCGTGCCCTTCGGAGAGACGGTGTCGCTCACGCACGGCGACTTCCGGGATCATCCGGGTCTGACCGACGGACTCGTGGTCGCGAATCCCCCGTACGGTGTGCGTCTGGGCGATCGTCGCGTCGCCCAGGACACCGTACGGGCCCTCGGTGACTTCCTGAAGACGCGGTGCGCGGGATCGACGGCGTGGCTCGTCCTGGGCGACCGCGAGCTGCTGAAGCACGTGGGTCTGCGGACCGCTCGACGCATCCCCGTGCGCATCGGTGGTCTGGACGGCCGCTTCGCCCGCTACGATCTGTACTGA